From Streptomyces sp. HUAS MG91, the proteins below share one genomic window:
- a CDS encoding helix-turn-helix transcriptional regulator, which translates to MPPRLFDRERFRALRRTRNRTQGDVAEAVSVGSSTVASWELGSSTPDGEKLPGLATFFEMPLDDLFPRGAGALPDLADLRCDAGYSQYQTKDLIGTKSSGPVANAERGKRRLSEKFHRPLADAYKVTVEELLAAQERSFGNEAPAPAGTLEAPRTVAEKITYLLEHSYPGAQVPPSDAEIAEAVNKYAGAQVVSEDDVRGFRTGTDPVLPPIVGEGMADLFGVSPLYFQTDDTVTRQVVEGLRLLAAARKGTVGRIEARGLGPEGLSDDILAFVNQVVEELADREVPGAEGSGH; encoded by the coding sequence ATGCCGCCCCGCCTCTTCGACCGCGAACGGTTTCGCGCGCTACGGCGGACTCGCAACCGCACCCAGGGCGACGTTGCAGAAGCCGTGAGCGTCGGATCCTCCACAGTGGCGAGCTGGGAATTGGGAAGCTCAACCCCGGACGGCGAGAAGCTGCCGGGTCTGGCGACGTTCTTCGAGATGCCCCTGGACGACCTGTTCCCGCGGGGCGCCGGCGCGCTGCCCGATCTCGCCGATCTGCGTTGCGACGCGGGGTACAGCCAGTACCAGACCAAGGACCTGATCGGCACGAAGAGTTCAGGACCTGTGGCCAACGCCGAGCGAGGAAAGCGGCGTCTCAGCGAGAAGTTCCACCGTCCTCTGGCGGACGCGTACAAGGTGACGGTCGAGGAGTTGTTGGCCGCGCAGGAGCGGTCCTTCGGAAACGAAGCGCCAGCTCCGGCCGGGACTCTGGAAGCACCGCGCACAGTGGCCGAGAAAATCACTTACCTTCTGGAGCACTCCTACCCCGGAGCGCAGGTTCCCCCGTCGGATGCGGAGATCGCCGAGGCGGTCAACAAGTACGCGGGGGCACAGGTCGTCTCCGAAGACGACGTACGAGGGTTCCGCACGGGGACCGACCCGGTGCTGCCGCCCATCGTCGGCGAGGGGATGGCCGACCTGTTCGGCGTCTCTCCCCTGTACTTCCAGACCGACGACACGGTCACCCGCCAGGTCGTCGAAGGGCTCCGCCTGCTCGCCGCCGCGCGCAAGGGCACCGTCGGACGGATCGAGGCGCGTGGTCTGGGCCCGGAAGGCCTGTCCGACGACATCCTGGCCTTCGTGAACCAGGTGGTCGAAGAACTTGCGGACAGGGAAGTGCCCGGAGCCGAGGGCTCCGGGCACTGA
- a CDS encoding WhiB family transcriptional regulator: MQTYEPCAPRVLGDQSWQEHAVCRPTAHHHIDLDLFFPEPDEMDRIREAKSLCAQCPVRRTCLDAALENGDRDGIRGGMTEEEREPLHSKLEHRLDYGRVNATLAGRDVHLTKSERRAVVRAAYQAGIAAERLAWLLKITEEHADKLYRRTRREIRNHSVEQAQLGNRAGGVDEGPWAAASAQTYRNDLGAAA, from the coding sequence ATGCAGACCTACGAGCCCTGCGCACCCCGCGTCCTCGGTGACCAGTCCTGGCAGGAACACGCTGTCTGCCGGCCGACCGCCCACCACCACATCGACCTCGACCTCTTCTTCCCCGAGCCCGATGAAATGGACCGCATCCGCGAGGCCAAGTCCCTCTGCGCCCAATGCCCCGTCCGCCGAACCTGCCTCGACGCTGCGCTTGAGAACGGCGACCGCGACGGAATCCGAGGCGGCATGACCGAGGAGGAACGAGAGCCACTGCACAGCAAGTTGGAGCACCGCCTCGACTACGGACGCGTTAACGCGACCCTAGCCGGACGGGACGTCCATCTCACCAAGAGTGAGCGGCGTGCCGTCGTACGCGCCGCCTATCAGGCCGGCATCGCCGCAGAGCGCCTTGCGTGGCTGCTCAAGATCACCGAGGAGCATGCGGACAAGCTGTACCGGCGTACGCGGCGTGAGATCCGTAACCACTCCGTGGAACAGGCTCAACTCGGCAACAGGGCTGGGGGAGTGGACGAAGGCCCCTGGGCGGCCGCTAGTGCACAGACCTACCGAAACGACCTTGGGGCAGCTGCGTGA
- a CDS encoding ATP-binding protein — translation MRDHDAQPVGGLARRLASILAARGQDPTAEPTYEPEPLPALQMGEARIPARYQGAVADHPAVAAWVREVAEAGRPGPQGAPGLAEGRSLLIVGTTGTGKTHQAYGAIRSLLIAGVRLRWKAITAADLYAELRPRPGHDGERELMDLARCPLLIIDDLGAAKNSEWTEEITMRLINRRYNAMLPTLITTNLGMADLRTHIGDRVASRLTEMTDRVILDGPDRRRALAAERFRASVAN, via the coding sequence ATGCGCGACCACGATGCCCAGCCCGTCGGCGGCCTCGCCAGGCGCCTCGCGAGCATCCTCGCCGCCCGAGGCCAGGACCCCACCGCCGAGCCCACCTACGAGCCTGAGCCGCTGCCCGCCCTGCAGATGGGCGAGGCCCGCATCCCGGCCCGCTACCAGGGCGCCGTCGCCGACCACCCGGCCGTCGCCGCCTGGGTCCGCGAGGTCGCCGAGGCCGGACGTCCCGGTCCGCAAGGCGCTCCGGGACTCGCCGAGGGCCGCTCGCTGCTCATCGTCGGCACCACCGGCACCGGCAAGACCCACCAGGCTTACGGAGCGATCCGCTCGCTCCTGATCGCCGGGGTCCGGCTGCGCTGGAAGGCGATCACCGCCGCCGACCTGTACGCCGAACTCCGGCCCCGCCCGGGACACGACGGGGAGCGCGAGCTGATGGACCTGGCCCGCTGCCCCCTGCTGATCATCGACGACCTCGGCGCCGCGAAGAACAGCGAGTGGACCGAGGAGATCACGATGCGGCTCATCAACCGCCGCTACAACGCGATGCTCCCGACGCTGATCACCACCAACCTAGGCATGGCCGACCTACGCACACACATCGGCGACCGTGTCGCCTCCCGCCTGACCGAGATGACCGACCGCGTCATCCTCGACGGCCCCGACCGCAGACGCGCCCTCGCCGCCGAGCGCTTTCGCGCATCGGTCGCCAACTGA
- a CDS encoding amidohydrolase family protein translates to MLITADRVLAGPDAHTIHDGAVLVRDGLVACVGPREEVQRCAKPDEPWLAYPGATVLPGLIDAHVHLCFDAGQDPVATLQGQDDDALFPDMAVHAEQLLSIGVTTARDLGDRNGLALRLGEQVAAGTAVGPRIISAGTPVTPHGGHCWFLGGEVSGADEIRSLFRRNIAAGAKVIKVMETGGGLTKGGAKSWESQFTPEELGAIVDEAHQAGLPVAAHAHGTEGIVAAVEAGVDTIEHCTWMTPTGFEVREDVLDQIIEKGIHICPAVSPHWRMLPQIFGAERAEAMFGAVRRMAEAGARLIAGTDAGVQRAGFDGLPASLAFYEHLGLPASRILAMATSEAANALGLSDVTGQISTGYSADLLVVDGDPLADLGALKNVKAVIAAGKRYEPTA, encoded by the coding sequence ATGCTGATCACCGCAGACCGCGTCCTGGCCGGTCCCGACGCCCACACGATCCACGACGGCGCCGTCCTTGTCCGCGACGGGCTTGTCGCCTGCGTCGGACCGCGCGAGGAAGTCCAGCGGTGCGCCAAGCCCGACGAGCCCTGGCTCGCCTACCCGGGCGCGACGGTGCTGCCGGGACTCATCGACGCCCACGTCCACCTGTGCTTTGACGCTGGCCAGGACCCGGTCGCCACCCTCCAGGGCCAAGACGACGACGCGCTGTTCCCCGATATGGCGGTGCACGCTGAGCAGCTCTTGAGCATCGGCGTCACCACCGCCCGCGACCTCGGTGACCGCAATGGCCTTGCGCTGCGTCTTGGCGAGCAGGTCGCCGCGGGTACGGCCGTCGGCCCTCGGATCATCTCGGCGGGCACCCCGGTCACGCCCCACGGAGGCCACTGCTGGTTCCTGGGTGGCGAGGTCTCCGGCGCGGACGAGATCCGCAGCCTGTTCCGGCGCAACATCGCCGCTGGAGCCAAGGTCATCAAGGTCATGGAGACCGGCGGGGGCCTCACCAAGGGGGGCGCCAAGAGCTGGGAGTCGCAGTTCACGCCTGAGGAGCTGGGCGCCATCGTCGACGAGGCGCACCAGGCGGGCCTGCCAGTCGCTGCGCACGCCCACGGCACTGAGGGGATTGTCGCCGCGGTCGAGGCCGGCGTCGACACCATCGAGCACTGCACCTGGATGACGCCCACCGGCTTCGAGGTACGGGAGGACGTGCTCGACCAGATCATCGAGAAGGGCATCCACATCTGCCCGGCGGTGAGCCCGCACTGGCGGATGCTGCCCCAGATCTTCGGCGCCGAGCGTGCTGAGGCGATGTTCGGCGCCGTACGGCGCATGGCTGAGGCGGGCGCGCGCCTGATCGCCGGTACCGACGCCGGCGTGCAGCGCGCTGGCTTCGACGGACTGCCCGCCAGCCTCGCCTTCTACGAGCACCTTGGCCTGCCCGCGAGCCGCATTCTCGCCATGGCCACTTCGGAGGCCGCCAATGCCCTCGGCCTCAGCGACGTGACCGGGCAGATCAGCACTGGCTACAGCGCCGACCTTCTTGTGGTGGACGGTGACCCGCTGGCCGATCTCGGCGCCCTGAAGAACGTCAAGGCCGTGATCGCGGCTGGGAAGCGCTACGAGCCCACGGCCTGA